The following coding sequences lie in one Bacteroidota bacterium genomic window:
- the uvrA gene encoding excinuclease ABC subunit UvrA: MPKNFDKLSPKENILIKGASLHNLKGIDVAIPRNKLVVITGLSGSGKSSLAFDTLYAEGQRRYVESLSSYARQFLGRLNKPKVDYIKGISPAIAIEQKVNSTNPRSTVGTSTEVYDYLKLLYARIGKTYSPVSGKEVEKHEVSNVIDFLKLMELNSKVLIISPVHIKEGRSVLGTLKILDQQGYSRIKFEGDIIKIKDAVKRDDIENYHDFSLVVDRIVVKDDEGFWNRTADSVQTAFFEGAGTCCIVDVKTNTKTNFSNKFELDGLEFSEPNTHLFSFNNPYGACPKCEGYGSVIGIDQDLVIPNTGLSIYEDAVVAWKGEKMQEWKYQLIDNADKVGFPIHKPYYELSSEHKALLWKGCESFNGINDFFKMVEENSYKIQYRVMLSRYRGKTICPECGGKRLKKEAEYVKIGSRSISELVEMPLNELKVFIDSVEFNKYEIQVAKRLIAEIKSRLGFLLDVGLGYLTLNRTSSTLSGGESQRINLATSLGSSLVGSMYILDEPSIGLHSKDTEKLIGVLKKLRDLGNTVIVVEHDEDIMKYADYIIDIGPEAGIHGGEVVFEGTHDQLEKADSLTSKYLTGRMEIEIPAMRRSFKDSIEIIGARENNLKNVNVKFPLHGLTVVTGVSGSGKSSLVKRILYPAVQKHILGYGEKAGHHSSINGDLGEIKNVEFVDQNPIGKSSRSNPVTYLKAYDEIRDLFSNIKLSQARGYKPKHFSFNVEGGRCETCKGEGEVTIEMQFMADVHLTCEDCGGKRFKKEILEVKFEDKTIYDILDMTVNQAIDFFKKHEQLRICKKIKPLQDVGLGYIHLGQASSTLSGGEAQRVKLAYFLSKGAKAGKTLFIFDEPTTGLHFHDIKKLLKSFNALIEKGHTIVVIEHNLDVAKSADWLIDIGPGGGVDGGKILFEGTPEEMLESADTYTAKYLKEKLY; encoded by the coding sequence ATGCCAAAGAATTTCGACAAGTTATCACCTAAGGAAAATATACTTATTAAAGGAGCTTCGTTACACAATCTGAAGGGGATAGATGTAGCAATACCCAGAAATAAACTTGTTGTAATCACCGGATTATCCGGGTCTGGTAAATCCAGCCTGGCATTCGATACTCTCTATGCCGAGGGGCAAAGGCGTTATGTTGAGAGCTTGTCGTCATATGCCAGACAGTTTTTAGGCAGGCTTAACAAGCCAAAGGTAGATTATATAAAGGGTATTTCTCCTGCTATTGCGATAGAACAAAAAGTAAATTCTACAAATCCGCGTTCCACTGTTGGAACATCTACAGAGGTATATGACTATCTGAAGTTGCTGTATGCCAGAATTGGAAAGACTTATTCTCCGGTTTCGGGTAAAGAAGTGGAAAAACACGAGGTTTCAAATGTGATAGACTTTTTGAAACTGATGGAGCTAAATTCAAAAGTACTAATTATCAGTCCTGTTCATATTAAGGAAGGAAGATCGGTATTAGGAACACTTAAAATACTCGATCAGCAGGGATATTCCAGAATTAAATTTGAAGGAGACATAATAAAGATCAAGGATGCTGTAAAGCGGGATGATATTGAGAATTATCACGATTTTTCTTTAGTGGTAGACCGCATTGTGGTAAAGGACGATGAAGGATTTTGGAACCGTACGGCTGACTCTGTTCAAACTGCATTTTTTGAAGGGGCCGGCACTTGCTGTATAGTTGATGTTAAAACCAACACAAAAACTAATTTCTCCAATAAATTTGAGCTTGACGGTTTGGAATTTTCTGAGCCCAATACGCATCTTTTCAGTTTTAACAATCCTTATGGGGCCTGTCCAAAATGTGAAGGTTACGGTTCTGTAATAGGTATAGATCAGGATCTGGTTATTCCAAATACCGGTTTAAGTATTTACGAAGATGCCGTTGTAGCCTGGAAGGGAGAGAAAATGCAGGAGTGGAAATATCAACTTATTGATAATGCAGACAAAGTAGGTTTTCCAATTCACAAGCCTTATTATGAATTGAGTTCTGAGCATAAGGCTTTGCTTTGGAAAGGATGTGAATCTTTCAATGGGATTAATGATTTCTTCAAAATGGTTGAAGAAAATTCATATAAAATCCAGTATAGGGTAATGCTCTCCCGTTATAGGGGAAAAACTATATGTCCTGAGTGTGGTGGAAAACGTCTTAAAAAGGAGGCAGAATATGTTAAAATCGGAAGCAGGAGTATTTCCGAATTAGTAGAGATGCCACTTAATGAACTGAAGGTTTTTATTGATTCGGTAGAGTTTAATAAATATGAAATTCAGGTAGCAAAAAGACTTATTGCCGAAATAAAATCCAGACTGGGATTCCTGCTTGATGTAGGTTTAGGTTATCTGACTTTAAACAGAACATCGTCTACCCTTTCCGGTGGAGAATCGCAGAGGATAAATTTAGCTACATCTTTAGGTTCAAGTCTTGTAGGATCTATGTATATTTTGGATGAACCGAGTATTGGTTTACATTCAAAAGATACGGAGAAACTGATAGGAGTACTTAAAAAGTTACGCGATTTAGGAAATACAGTGATAGTGGTAGAGCATGATGAAGACATTATGAAATATGCCGATTATATCATCGATATAGGACCTGAGGCCGGAATTCATGGGGGGGAAGTAGTTTTCGAAGGAACTCATGATCAACTGGAGAAAGCAGATTCATTGACTTCGAAATACCTAACGGGAAGAATGGAGATCGAAATCCCGGCAATGAGACGTAGTTTTAAGGATAGTATTGAGATTATAGGGGCAAGAGAGAACAACCTTAAGAATGTAAATGTTAAATTTCCTCTACACGGTTTAACTGTAGTTACGGGTGTAAGTGGTTCAGGGAAAAGTTCATTGGTGAAAAGAATTTTATATCCCGCAGTGCAGAAACACATTTTAGGATATGGAGAAAAAGCCGGTCATCATAGCTCAATAAATGGAGATTTAGGCGAGATAAAAAATGTAGAGTTTGTAGATCAAAATCCGATAGGTAAATCTTCGAGGTCTAATCCTGTTACGTATTTAAAGGCTTATGACGAAATAAGGGACCTGTTCTCTAATATTAAACTTTCCCAGGCACGGGGCTATAAGCCTAAACATTTTTCTTTCAATGTTGAAGGAGGAAGATGCGAAACCTGTAAGGGTGAAGGGGAAGTTACGATAGAAATGCAGTTTATGGCCGATGTTCATCTGACCTGTGAGGATTGTGGAGGAAAAAGATTTAAAAAAGAAATCCTGGAAGTGAAGTTTGAGGATAAGACAATATATGATATTCTTGATATGACCGTAAATCAGGCAATAGATTTTTTTAAGAAACACGAGCAATTGAGAATTTGTAAAAAAATTAAACCATTGCAGGATGTAGGTTTGGGATATATCCACTTAGGGCAGGCTTCCAGTACGCTGTCGGGAGGAGAAGCCCAAAGAGTGAAACTTGCCTACTTTTTATCTAAAGGAGCCAAAGCCGGAAAGACACTGTTTATATTTGATGAGCCTACAACAGGATTGCATTTTCACGATATCAAAAAACTTTTGAAATCTTTTAATGCGCTGATAGAGAAAGGTCATACAATAGTTGTGATTGAACATAATCTGGACGTGGCTAAATCTGCCGACTGGTTAATCGACATAGGTCCAGGAGGAGGTGTAGACGGTGGTAAAATATTGTTTGAAGGTACTCCGGAAGAAATGCTTGAATCAGCGGATACGTATACTGCAAAATACCTGAAAGAAAAGCTTTATTAG
- a CDS encoding 3-hydroxyacyl-CoA dehydrogenase NAD-binding domain-containing protein, translating into MITQEYPYLEIQNNIGIIWLDKPNSEANILTIDVLDHFVSIIDKIENDSSLIGGVIISKKKSFMAGADIKAFVGYDKQEAKEAALAGHSILKKIEDLSKPVVVAIHGFCMGGGTELSLACKGRVASDDPSTIMALPEVKLGLLPGMGGTVRLPRLVGLQNSLDIMLTGKNIFAGKAKKIGLVDKLVDKSKLLDSAKQLVESIASKKFKRKDKRTAAQKLLESNPITKNVIYKEARKAVMRQTRGNYPAPLKIIESVKFGLANKRDIAIENEVNLFSDLMVSPESAELIQIFLGMTELKKNPLQDKVKKVDNISVLGAGLMGEGIAEVSVNKGYDIVLKDISDESLEKAHKNLWKSFNKKVKRRILKSVDAETKMNKIAFTKNYEGFNSTDLVIEAVFEDLNIKHKVIQELEENISEETIVATNTSALPIADVAKGSKNPENVIGMHYFSPVPKMPLLEIIKTDKTADWVTATALDVGIKQGKTCIVVKDGPGFYTTRILAPFINEALLLMEEGVPPLQIDKAMKDFGYPVGPITLIDEVGIDVGAHIMKGGLKEMFDKREVEISGVLLKMFEKGYKGRKNNKGFLKYEKGKKIKGKLDEGLNEFFTFDNTSVSDELIQQRMASTMVLEAVYCLDERIIESPRDGDIGAIFGLGFPPFLGGPFRYIDGKGLSEFVKMIGELEKGFGKRFKSPQMLEDMKNNNSNFY; encoded by the coding sequence ATGATCACACAAGAATATCCATACTTAGAAATACAGAATAACATCGGAATTATCTGGCTTGATAAACCAAATTCAGAAGCGAACATTCTTACGATTGATGTTTTAGATCATTTTGTAAGCATAATAGATAAGATTGAAAATGATTCTTCGCTAATTGGTGGAGTGATTATCAGTAAGAAAAAAAGTTTTATGGCCGGTGCCGATATAAAGGCTTTTGTCGGATATGATAAACAGGAGGCTAAGGAAGCGGCATTAGCAGGACATTCAATCCTGAAAAAAATTGAAGATTTATCAAAACCTGTAGTAGTGGCTATACATGGTTTTTGCATGGGGGGAGGAACCGAACTGTCGCTTGCCTGTAAAGGTAGAGTTGCTTCTGACGACCCTTCAACAATAATGGCTTTGCCCGAGGTAAAGCTCGGTTTGTTGCCTGGTATGGGTGGAACAGTAAGACTTCCGCGTCTGGTTGGTTTGCAAAATTCTCTTGATATTATGCTTACCGGAAAAAATATTTTTGCAGGAAAGGCAAAGAAAATAGGATTGGTTGATAAGCTGGTTGATAAATCGAAGTTATTGGATTCAGCAAAACAACTGGTAGAGAGTATTGCCAGTAAAAAGTTTAAGAGAAAAGATAAAAGAACAGCAGCTCAGAAATTACTTGAAAGTAATCCGATAACTAAAAATGTTATATACAAGGAGGCCAGGAAAGCTGTGATGCGACAAACACGTGGTAATTATCCGGCTCCTCTTAAAATAATTGAAAGTGTAAAGTTCGGCCTGGCCAACAAACGGGATATAGCAATCGAAAATGAAGTTAATTTATTTTCAGATTTAATGGTCAGCCCCGAATCAGCCGAATTGATTCAGATTTTCCTCGGAATGACGGAATTGAAAAAAAATCCGCTTCAGGATAAGGTAAAAAAGGTAGATAATATATCTGTACTTGGTGCCGGACTGATGGGCGAGGGGATAGCTGAGGTTTCTGTTAATAAAGGCTATGATATAGTGCTAAAGGATATTTCTGACGAATCACTCGAAAAAGCACATAAGAATCTGTGGAAGAGCTTTAATAAAAAGGTGAAACGAAGAATTTTGAAGTCTGTAGATGCAGAAACAAAAATGAATAAAATTGCCTTTACAAAGAATTACGAAGGATTTAATTCAACAGATTTGGTAATAGAGGCTGTATTTGAAGATTTAAATATTAAACACAAGGTTATTCAGGAACTGGAGGAAAATATTTCGGAGGAAACTATTGTAGCTACAAATACATCAGCATTGCCAATTGCCGATGTTGCCAAAGGATCAAAAAATCCTGAAAACGTGATAGGTATGCACTATTTTTCTCCCGTACCTAAAATGCCGCTTCTCGAAATTATTAAAACAGATAAAACAGCCGATTGGGTAACAGCAACAGCTTTGGATGTAGGTATAAAACAGGGGAAAACCTGTATTGTGGTTAAGGATGGCCCCGGTTTTTATACAACCCGGATTTTAGCTCCCTTTATCAACGAAGCCTTACTTTTAATGGAAGAAGGAGTTCCGCCTCTGCAGATAGATAAAGCAATGAAAGATTTCGGATACCCTGTTGGACCGATTACACTGATTGATGAGGTTGGAATTGATGTTGGTGCCCACATTATGAAAGGAGGATTAAAGGAGATGTTCGATAAACGTGAGGTAGAAATCAGCGGAGTCCTGTTGAAGATGTTCGAAAAAGGATACAAGGGACGAAAAAACAATAAAGGCTTCCTGAAATACGAAAAAGGCAAAAAAATTAAAGGTAAGCTTGATGAAGGTTTGAATGAATTTTTCACTTTTGATAATACTTCGGTAAGTGATGAGTTGATTCAGCAAAGAATGGCTTCAACAATGGTTCTGGAGGCGGTTTACTGTTTGGATGAAAGAATAATAGAAAGTCCTCGCGACGGAGATATAGGAGCGATTTTCGGTTTAGGTTTCCCTCCATTTCTCGGGGGACCATTCCGCTATATTGACGGAAAAGGGCTGTCGGAGTTTGTAAAGATGATTGGGGAATTGGAAAAAGGTTTTGGTAAGAGGTTTAAGAGCCCACAAATGTTGGAGGATATGAAAAACAATAATTCTAATTTTTATTAG
- a CDS encoding DUF2062 domain-containing protein has translation MISKIKNISPKKVFREIFMSNSDNPNKVATALALGVFIAIVPIYGFQSVVAIGLSHLFKLNKAIVFAATNISWPPIVFVLIYGSYQTGHFINFGKFDYLFEFSKTNLSNTDFLGEKLYLFVIGSVVFGILFALTTWMTTMIAFTSVKAVKSKSH, from the coding sequence ATGATTTCAAAAATCAAAAATATAAGTCCTAAAAAAGTATTCAGGGAAATTTTCATGTCAAACAGCGACAATCCAAACAAGGTTGCTACTGCACTTGCGTTGGGTGTTTTTATCGCTATTGTTCCTATTTATGGTTTTCAGTCTGTTGTTGCAATTGGTCTTTCGCACTTATTCAAACTCAATAAGGCAATTGTTTTCGCAGCGACCAACATCAGTTGGCCTCCTATAGTTTTTGTTCTTATTTACGGAAGTTATCAAACGGGACATTTCATAAACTTTGGTAAGTTTGACTATCTGTTTGAATTTTCAAAGACTAATCTTAGTAATACTGATTTTTTAGGAGAAAAACTGTATCTATTTGTGATCGGAAGTGTTGTTTTCGGAATACTGTTTGCACTTACTACATGGATGACAACTATGATTGCCTTTACTTCAGTTAAAGCTGTAAAGAGCAAGTCTCATTAA
- a CDS encoding heme-binding domain-containing protein — protein sequence MEPLKYIFYFFLVVFIGIQFIRPAKNDGEVITDHSFVNNIETPQNIRNMLSNACYDCHSNSTKYPWYADISPVSWYISGHVEDGKNKLNFSEWQKYPLSERRKKLEKISDLIKRRWMPLHDYLGQHPEAFIREDELESYSEWFANLEID from the coding sequence ATGGAACCATTAAAATATATTTTCTATTTCTTTTTAGTTGTTTTTATCGGAATCCAGTTTATAAGACCTGCTAAGAATGATGGGGAAGTAATTACAGATCATTCTTTTGTAAATAATATTGAAACTCCACAAAATATCCGCAATATGCTTTCTAATGCATGTTATGATTGTCATTCTAACAGTACTAAATACCCTTGGTATGCTGATATTTCACCGGTTTCATGGTATATCTCTGGTCATGTGGAAGACGGAAAAAATAAATTGAACTTTTCAGAGTGGCAAAAATATCCTTTATCTGAAAGAAGAAAGAAGCTTGAGAAAATATCTGATCTAATAAAGCGAAGATGGATGCCTCTACATGATTATTTAGGGCAACACCCCGAAGCTTTTATTAGAGAGGATGAATTAGAAAGCTATTCAGAATGGTTTGCCAATTTAGAAATTGATTAA
- a CDS encoding acyl-CoA dehydrogenase family protein produces the protein MNNHIFTEEHNLFRESLREFLQKEVVPNINSWEKEKTIPKSIWKKMGDMGYLGLMYPEKYGGMELDFLYSLIYLEETAKVGSAGFAASAGVQSYMAFAHLYEAGSELLKQKYIPGAISGDKLGALGITEPGAGSDVMSIRTSASDMGDHYLVNGSKIFITNGYQGDFITLAVKTDPNAGINGISLIVVDLDADGVSRTKLEKIGYHSSATAEIFFEDVKVPKENLIGDEGHGFFYVMESFQLERLMASIGNVAACEYTIDITLQYMKERNVFGRPINKFQVLRHRITDLYADVEMAKTYIYQIAQAFDRKEYLVKECTIAKMKTSELAKKVADECLQMFGGFGYMDDYEISRIYRDARVSTIVGGTTEIMAEILAKIVVDDTMYRSTYKGEAKHEVKAEIEEEFSEKPEKAIDIIRSLANRVRKEKAHGYSTVFHFDISGDNGGEFTVSLKDGICRVKDGLEGEADCKVKAKDKIYEELELGKRNPEMAVMTGKIKISNLAEMMKFTKMFKRLF, from the coding sequence ATGAACAATCATATTTTCACAGAAGAGCACAATCTGTTCCGCGAGAGTTTGCGTGAGTTTTTGCAGAAGGAAGTAGTTCCCAATATCAACTCCTGGGAGAAGGAGAAAACGATTCCTAAATCTATATGGAAGAAAATGGGAGATATGGGATATCTCGGTTTGATGTATCCTGAAAAGTATGGGGGTATGGAACTCGATTTTCTGTATTCGTTGATATATCTGGAGGAAACAGCTAAAGTTGGCTCTGCGGGTTTTGCAGCTTCAGCGGGTGTGCAGAGCTATATGGCTTTTGCTCATCTTTATGAAGCAGGAAGCGAGCTGTTGAAACAAAAGTATATTCCTGGTGCAATTTCAGGGGATAAACTGGGAGCATTGGGGATAACCGAACCGGGTGCAGGATCTGATGTTATGAGTATTCGTACTTCTGCAAGTGATATGGGCGATCATTATCTGGTAAACGGGTCCAAAATATTTATAACAAATGGTTATCAGGGCGATTTTATTACCCTGGCTGTGAAAACCGATCCCAATGCTGGGATAAATGGAATATCTCTGATAGTTGTCGATTTGGATGCAGATGGAGTTAGCAGAACAAAATTGGAAAAGATTGGTTACCACAGTTCGGCTACTGCCGAAATTTTCTTTGAAGATGTTAAAGTTCCTAAAGAGAATTTAATAGGCGATGAAGGTCATGGCTTTTTTTATGTAATGGAAAGTTTTCAGCTCGAAAGGCTTATGGCCTCTATAGGTAATGTGGCGGCATGTGAGTATACTATCGATATTACATTACAGTATATGAAGGAGCGTAATGTGTTTGGCCGTCCGATCAACAAATTTCAGGTCTTACGCCACAGAATTACAGATTTGTATGCCGATGTGGAAATGGCAAAGACATATATCTATCAGATAGCACAGGCATTCGACAGAAAGGAATATCTGGTAAAAGAATGTACTATCGCAAAGATGAAAACTTCGGAACTGGCCAAGAAGGTAGCAGACGAATGTTTACAGATGTTTGGTGGTTTTGGTTATATGGACGATTATGAGATAAGCAGAATATATCGCGATGCACGGGTGAGTACTATAGTAGGAGGCACAACGGAAATAATGGCCGAAATTCTGGCCAAAATAGTTGTAGACGATACGATGTATAGGTCTACCTATAAGGGAGAGGCAAAACACGAAGTAAAAGCCGAAATAGAAGAAGAGTTTAGTGAAAAACCCGAAAAGGCAATCGATATTATCAGGAGTTTGGCAAACAGGGTTAGAAAAGAAAAAGCTCATGGATATTCAACAGTTTTTCACTTTGATATTTCGGGAGATAATGGAGGTGAATTTACCGTATCATTGAAGGATGGAATTTGCCGGGTTAAGGATGGGTTAGAAGGCGAAGCCGACTGTAAGGTAAAAGCCAAAGACAAGATTTACGAGGAACTTG
- a CDS encoding NAD(P)H-dependent oxidoreductase, with translation MEIIDKLNWRYAVKQFDTEKALNDEQISKLLSAANLTATSFGLQPAKVVLVENKALREKLVEFSWGQRQVAEASHLLVITVNAEIGDNEVDEYVELTSKQRGRTKDSLEGMSKMIKGFLSGMNSEQKNEWAANQAHIVLGNLLTVCAVEDIDSCPIGGFQPEKYDELLELHKEGQKSVLVLPVGYRLNSDKYAALAKVRMPDNQFVIRR, from the coding sequence ATGGAGATTATAGATAAATTAAATTGGCGGTATGCTGTTAAGCAATTTGATACTGAAAAAGCATTAAACGACGAACAAATAAGTAAACTTCTGAGTGCTGCTAATCTAACGGCTACATCTTTCGGATTACAACCGGCAAAAGTTGTATTGGTCGAAAATAAGGCTTTACGCGAAAAGCTTGTAGAATTTTCATGGGGTCAGAGACAGGTTGCAGAAGCATCACACCTTTTGGTAATTACGGTAAATGCTGAAATTGGCGATAATGAAGTTGATGAATATGTAGAACTCACGTCAAAGCAAAGAGGTCGTACCAAAGATAGTCTGGAGGGAATGTCTAAAATGATAAAGGGATTTTTATCAGGCATGAATTCTGAGCAAAAAAATGAGTGGGCAGCAAATCAGGCCCATATTGTTCTAGGTAATTTGCTTACAGTATGTGCTGTTGAAGATATAGATTCATGTCCGATAGGAGGTTTTCAGCCAGAGAAGTACGATGAACTTTTAGAACTGCATAAAGAGGGGCAAAAGAGTGTATTGGTGCTGCCTGTAGGATATCGCCTTAATAGTGATAAATATGCAGCTTTGGCCAAAGTGAGAATGCCTGATAATCAATTTGTAATTAGGAGGTAA
- a CDS encoding TetR/AcrR family transcriptional regulator: MSISRRDREKEVRREEMIAAAEKLCSIKGINSFTMDDVARLSEFSKATIYKYFDSKEEILSEINKKAIRKLEQIITENIKPEMNGYEKVKAFGSAYFEFALKYEQYHEFVSIYEADKYKITGEDSLNNLYVLDSMMIKTIEEGISDGTLRGDIKPEVLSKSIWAMTTGLLQMLRLRGDSIRESYGIELSDFYREFYSTIKLGICSK, encoded by the coding sequence ATGAGTATAAGCAGAAGAGACAGAGAAAAAGAAGTTCGACGTGAAGAGATGATCGCGGCAGCTGAAAAATTATGTTCTATAAAAGGAATTAACAGTTTTACAATGGATGATGTAGCCAGGTTATCTGAGTTTAGCAAGGCTACTATCTATAAGTATTTTGATTCAAAGGAGGAGATCCTATCAGAAATAAATAAAAAGGCTATTCGCAAACTGGAACAGATTATCACGGAAAATATTAAGCCGGAGATGAATGGTTATGAAAAGGTCAAAGCTTTTGGATCGGCTTATTTCGAATTTGCCTTAAAGTATGAACAGTACCATGAGTTTGTATCTATTTACGAAGCGGATAAGTATAAAATTACAGGAGAAGATTCGTTAAATAACCTGTATGTGTTAGATTCCATGATGATAAAAACCATTGAGGAAGGAATTTCGGATGGTACACTCAGGGGAGATATTAAACCTGAAGTATTGTCGAAAAGTATTTGGGCTATGACTACAGGACTACTGCAAATGTTGAGGTTACGGGGAGATAGTATCAGAGAATCTTATGGTATTGAGTTAAGTGATTTCTACAGGGAATTTTATAGTACAATTAAATTGGGGATTTGCTCAAAATAA
- a CDS encoding acetyl-CoA C-acyltransferase → MEKVVFVAGTRTPFLKSGTFYQDMMSYQLGASAISGLLSKSGIKREDVDQVIMGTVIHNVRTPNVARESMLVAGLPATIPAITVSQACISANVAIAQAANMIKLGQADVVIAGGTDNTSDIPIGFPKKMRKKLFNARKIKSPVDSLKFIASLRPSDFKPVTPDITEFTTGVTMGVDADRLAANFGITREEQDIFAVRSHNLAGEAEKLGYLDEEISSTTSFPKNKIVKKDNTYRADSTVEKIAKLRPAFDKKNGTLTAANSSILTDGAAVVLLMSEKKALAMGLKPLAYIEEFTFTARSPKDELLLGPAYSTPKVLDAAGLSLNDIGVFEYHEAFAAQLLANLKVLNSDKFAKENLGKSKAIGEIPLDKLNIHGGSLALGHPFGATGARLLTTAVNRLHREDKELAMIAACAAGGHGHAMLLKRV, encoded by the coding sequence ATGGAGAAAGTTGTATTTGTAGCCGGAACGAGAACACCATTCTTGAAATCAGGTACATTTTATCAGGATATGATGTCTTACCAGTTAGGGGCATCGGCAATTAGTGGTCTATTGAGTAAAAGTGGAATTAAGCGTGAAGATGTAGATCAGGTAATTATGGGAACGGTAATTCATAATGTCCGTACACCTAATGTGGCCAGGGAATCGATGTTAGTTGCCGGATTACCTGCAACAATACCCGCAATTACTGTTTCGCAGGCATGTATATCTGCTAATGTAGCGATAGCACAGGCTGCCAATATGATAAAGCTGGGTCAGGCTGATGTGGTAATAGCCGGAGGAACGGATAACACATCTGATATACCAATTGGTTTTCCAAAGAAAATGCGTAAAAAATTATTTAACGCACGAAAGATAAAATCACCGGTTGACAGTTTGAAATTTATTGCAAGCTTGCGTCCTTCGGACTTTAAACCTGTAACCCCGGATATTACTGAGTTTACAACAGGAGTCACGATGGGAGTTGATGCTGACAGACTGGCTGCTAATTTTGGTATTACACGTGAGGAACAGGATATTTTTGCAGTGAGAAGTCATAATTTGGCAGGTGAAGCAGAAAAATTGGGCTATTTGGATGAAGAAATAAGTTCTACAACATCTTTTCCGAAAAATAAAATCGTAAAGAAAGATAATACTTATAGAGCTGATTCTACTGTAGAAAAGATAGCAAAACTGCGCCCCGCTTTCGATAAGAAAAACGGAACTCTAACTGCGGCTAATTCATCAATTTTAACGGATGGAGCAGCTGTAGTGCTATTGATGTCAGAAAAAAAGGCTCTGGCAATGGGTTTGAAACCATTAGCATATATAGAAGAGTTCACTTTTACAGCCCGTAGCCCAAAAGATGAACTATTATTAGGTCCGGCTTATTCCACACCAAAAGTTTTGGATGCTGCCGGATTATCGCTTAATGATATTGGAGTATTTGAATATCACGAGGCTTTTGCAGCTCAGTTACTTGCTAATTTAAAGGTTCTGAATTCCGATAAGTTTGCAAAAGAAAATCTGGGAAAATCAAAAGCCATAGGCGAAATACCATTAGATAAATTAAATATCCATGGAGGTTCTCTGGCTTTAGGGCATCCTTTTGGAGCCACGGGAGCAAGACTGTTGACAACTGCTGTAAACAGACTTCATCGCGAAGATAAGGAACTGGCTATGATTGCGGCATGTGCTGCGGGCGGACACGGACATGCGATGTTGTTGAAGAGGGTTTGA